Genomic window (Deinococcus yavapaiensis KR-236):
CCCTTCGAAGTTGCGGTTGCCCGAAAGGACCGACGCGACGACGAGGTCGTTGTCGACGATGGGCTTCACGACTTCGTCGGGCAACGGGCCCGAGTTGCCGATGCAGGTCATGCAGCCGTAGCCGACGGTGTTGAAGCCGATTTGGTCGAGGTACTCTTGCAGACCGGCCGCTTCGAGGTATTCCGTGACGACCTTCGAACCGGGCGCGAGCGACGTCTTGACGTACGGCTTGCTCGTCAGTCCCTTCTCGACGGCCTTCTTCGCCACGAGACCCGCCGCGATGAGCACGCTGGGGTTCGAGGTGTTCGTGCAGGACGTGATGGAGGCGAGCACGACGGAGCCGTGGCCGATCTCGCTTTCACCCTTGGCATTGACGACGGTGCCCGTCGCGCCGAGTTGATCTTGCGCGAGTTCGAACCCGCGTTGCTTCACGGACGCCGTGAGCGCTTCCTCGAAGACCGGCTTCATGTCGCTCAAGGCCACGCGGTCTTGCGGACGCTTGGGACCCGCGAGGCTCGGAACGACCGACGAAAGGTCGAGTTCGAGCGTCTTCGTGAAGACCGGGTCGGGCGTGGCGTCCGTGCGGAACATGCCTTGCGCCTTGGCGTACTGCTCGACGAGTTCGATCTCGACGTCCAAGCGGCCCGTGCGGCGCAGGTAACGCAGCGTTTCATCGTCGACGGGGAAGAAACCCATCGTCGCGCCGTACTCGGGCGCCATGTTCGCGATCGTCGCGCGGTCGGGCAACGTCATGTTCGACAAGCCCGGACCGTAGAACTCCACGAACTTCCCGACGACGTCGTTGGAACGCAGAATTTGCGTCACGGTGAGGGCGAGGTCCGTGGCAGTCGCGCCCTCGGGCAGTTCGCCCGTCACCTTGAAGCCGATGACTTCGGGCACGAGCATGTAGATGGGCTGGCCGAGCATGACGGCTTCCGCCTCGATGCCGCCGACGCCCCACCCGACCACGCCGAGGCCGTTGATCATCGTGGTGTGCGAGTCCGTGCCGACCAGAGAGTCGGGGAACGCGACGAAGCCGTCGTCCTCGGGCCGCGTCATGACGCCCTTGGCGAGATACTCGATGTTGACTTGGTGAATGATGCCCGACGCGGGCGGCACGACGCCGAAGTTGTCGAACGCCTGCTGTCCCCAGCGCAGGAACTCGTAACGCTCGCGGTTACGCTCGAACTCGATGGCGACGTTGTTGGCGAGGGCGAACTCCGTGCCGAACTCGTCGACTTGCACCGAGTGGTCGATGACGAGGTCCACGGGAATGAGCGGGTTGATCTTCTTGGGATCGCCGCCGAGCTTCACCATCGCGTCGCGCATCGACGCGAGGTCCACGACGGCGGGCACGCCCGTGAAGTCCTGCAGGATGACGCGTCCGGGCTTGAAGGGCACCTCCGCGTTCATGTCGACGCCTTCGCCGCCCCACTGGGCGAGGTTTTTGACGTCGTTTTGCGTCACGTCGTAATCGTTGGCTTCGCGCAAGACGCTTTCGAGCAGCACCTTGATGCTGAACGGCAATCGGTCGACGTTGTAGCCGAGCTCGCCCAGCTTGCCGAGGCGGTAGTAGTACAGCTTGCCATCCGCGCGCTCCATCAGTACTTCGCGCGCACCGAACAGATCTTTCGCCATCTCGTATCTCCTTGGAATGACCTCAAGCGAACGGGCTTGAGAAAGCCTTGGTAAGAGTGTACCCCTCGAATTCGGAGGCGTATTGTTACTGGAACGGGAACAACCTTGGGAAACGGGAGGAGCGTATGACCGAGCCGCAAGACCGCAGCGAAGACAACGTCCCGCAAGAGCAGGTGCAGGACAACCCGAACTGGGGCGGTGACAAGAAGTTGCCCGAGCAGGACGGCCAGGAGTACTGGGAGGACGTGACGGACGAGAACCGCGAACCTCCCGAAGATCGACCTTCCTGACGTCAACTCCCTGAATCGGCTGCCCTGTAAAGACGGCGAGAATGCCGTCTTTACAGGGCGGTCGGCGCGTCCGTCCACCGCTTCCGTGATCACGATGGACGGGCGGCCTACGAACAGCAAGCGCTCGAAGGCGAACACCGACAGCCGACCGAGTAGCTCTGTCAACTCCTGACGGCGGACCATCGGGACGATGCTCATGACGTTCGCCTTCGGCTCGACGGCGAGCGTCGTGAACTCGAGCACGAAGAAGACCTCCAAAGGACGTTTACCTCCGCCTCGAACTTCAACCGTGGTTATACGCCCCGTTTGAGCTTCGAGGCGCGTTCGTTCGCACGGCACCTTGAAGAGCATGCGACTGAGACCGTTGCCCCCGCATTCCAACCTGTACAAACAGCAGGTCCGTCAGTCTCGGCCGAACGCCGTAATTGCTCGCTCGGAGGCGGAAGAGCAGCAACGCGGAAACAACGAGAATCGGTACGGCGGTCTCGTGCGGCTTACGTAACTTCCAATCGAAAAGCCGAAGCAGGCGGACTGCGACGCAAGAAACCCAACCCACGAACGGTTAGGTGAACTTCACGCAGCCACTTCACAACTGAGGTGGCGCCCGAGCGCATTCCTCCTCTCCGTCGGCTTCTGCCTCGCGGATGGCGCGGTCGTTATGTTGGCTTAGGGCTTTCTTGAGCGCTTTCTCGAGCAAGAGGGGAGAATTGGTGAACTCCCCCGAAGTTCGATTGCAGCCGAGCTCCCCAATCGGCTTCTACGATGATGTAGCGCTGATCCAGCGGCACTGTTGCATTCAGGAGAACAATTATGACTCACATTTCCGGAGCGGCATCGAAGGCCGCTCGGTCGTCCACGCCACTCGTCGTCCTCGAAACGCAGGTGTACCGCGGTCCGAACGTCTATGGATACGACCCGATGGTGCGCTTTCAACTCGACCTCGGAGCCTTGGAGGACCGGCCCTCGAACACCTTGCCGGACTTCACGGATGGCCTGCTGGCCCTCCTGCCGAGCTTGCACGAGCACGAGTGCAGCCTCGGTCGCCCGGGCGGATTCGTCGAGCGCCTGCGGGAAGGCACGTGGATCGGACACGTCACCGAGCACGTCGCCCTCGAACTCCAAACGCTCGCTGGAACACGCGTGGACCACGGCAAGACGCGGTCGGTGAAGAACCGGCCCGGCGTGTACAACGTGTTGTACACCTACCGCGAGGAACGCCTCGGACGCCTCGCGGGCTTCGTCGCGTTGCGACTTGTAGAAAGCCTGCTGCCAGCCGACTTACGCGGCCTTCAGGGCGCGGCGCGCCTGCTGCCGAGCGACGTAGACACGCGCCTCGATCCCGAGGCGCCGTTCGACTTGGAAGCGGAACTCGGCGAGTTGCGACGCTTGGCGAGGCAGCACACCCTCGGCCCGACGACTGACTCGCTCGTCAACGAGGCCGAGCGTCGCGGTATTCCGTACTTGCGGATCGACGACGCGTCGCTCGTGCAACTCGGGTACGGCAAGTACCAGCGTCAAATTCGCGCGAGTCTCACGAGCATGACTCCCCACATTGCCACCGAGACGGCGAGTGACAAGGACCTCACGAAGAAGCTGCTCGACCGCGTCGGCCTGCCCGTCCCGAAAGGCGTGGTCGTGCGAGACGCCGATGAGGCTGTGCGCGCCGCCAAGCGCATTGGATACCCGGTCGTCACCAAGCCGCTCGACGGCAATCACGGGCGTGGCGTATCGCTCGACTTGCGCTCGGAAGAACAGGTGCGTCACGGCTTCGACGAAGCTCGCACGCACGGTCGCCGCGTCGTCGTCGAACGGTACTTCGTAGGCAACGACCATCGCGTCCTCGTCGTGAACGGCGAGGTCATCGCCGTCGCCGAGCGCGTGCCGGCCCACGTTGTGGGCGACGGCAAGCACACCATCCAAGAACTCGTGGACGAAGTCAACCGTGATCCTCGGCGTGGTAACGGCCACGAGAACGTCATGACGAGGATCAACATCGATTCGCACGTCGTCGACCTCCTCGCTCGCGCGGGCCGTTCGCCCGTCAGCGTTCCCGAGGCGGGCGAGATCATATTCCTGCGAGACACGGCGAACATATCGACAGGGGGCACCGCCGTGGACCGCACGGACGTTACCCACCCGGAAAACGTGACGATCGCGCGGCGCGCGGCGCAAGTCATCGGTCTGGACGTCGCGGGCATCGACCTCATCACGCCCGACATCACGCGCAGCGTGCACGAAGTCGGCGGCGCAATCGTGGAAGTGAACGCCGCGCCGGGCTTTCGCATGCACCTGCAGCCCAGCGAAGGCAAGGCGCGAAACGTCGCCGGTCCCGTCCTCGACATGCTCTTTCCGAAGGGCACGCCGTGTCGCATGCCGATCGTCGCCATCACGGGCACGAACGGCAAGACGACGACGTCGCGCATGGTTGCGCACATCTTCAAGCAAGCCGGGAAGACGGTGGGCCTCACGACGTCCACCGGCATCTACATTGACGGCGAGCTCGTCGTGAGTGGCGACACGACCGGACCGAAAAGCGCGAAGGTCGTGCTCATGGACCCGAATGTCGAAGTGGCCGTGCTGGAGACGGCGCGCGGCGGCATCTTGCGCGAAGGGCTCGCGTTCGATCGCTGCGACGTCGGAGCGGTCCTGAACATCCAACCCGATCACCTCGGTCTCAAGGGCATCGAGACGATCGAGGATCTCGCTTGGGTGAAGTCGCTCGTGGTGGAAGTCGTGACGGACACTGGCACGAGCATCCTCAACGCCGACGATCCCCTCACGCTGGAAATGCGAGAGCGAGCGGGCGGGCAGCTCGCGCTCTTCTCGATGCACGGAGGCGAGCGTGCCCCGACGCACCTCAAGGCGCACATCGCTTCGGGCGGCCTGGCGGTCGTACGCGAGACAACCCTACTCGGCGACGAACTCGTGATGTACGACGGCGGTCAGCGACTGCCGATCGTGCGGGCCCGTGACATTCCCGCGACCCTCGGTGGATTCGCGACCGTGAACGTCCAGAACGCCCTCGCGGCGAGCGTCATCGCCCTCGCGCAGAACGTGCCGCTTCCGGTCCTTCGGACGGCTTTGACGACGTTCACGACGTCCTTCGAGCAAAGCCCGGGTCGCCTCAACCTCTACGAAGGTCATCCGTTCCGGGTGCTGCTCGACTACGCTCACAACCCGACGGGCTTGGAGTACCTCGCGGACCTCGTGGCGCACTTGCGTCCACCTCACGGCCGTGTGATCGGGGTCGTCGGCGTGGCCGGAGATCGGCGCGACGAGGACATGACGCGCATGGGCGAACTCGCCGCCACTGCCTTCGACGAGTTGATCGTGCGCGAAGACGATTACCGCCGGGGGCGGCGTGTCGGCGAAGGCGCGCGCCTCGTCATGGAAGGCGCCCTCGGCGCGGGATTCGCGCAAGAGCACCTACACGTCATCCTGCCCGAGCACGAAGCGGTGGACGCCGCCTTGCGCTTGGCGAGGCAAGGAGACTTGGTCATCATCCTCGTCACGGAAGTCGAGAACGTCTGGGAGCGGATTCGCACGTTCGACAGTTCGAACACGCCGCCGCGCCTCCCGCAAGATCCGGCGCGCGCGAAGAACGAATCTCACCGCGCCTGAAGACCTTGGAAGAGGACGCGCCAAGTCGAACTTGGCGCGTCCTCTTCTCGGCTTCAATTCAGCATTCGGCGGCTTCGAGCGCTTGGCTCGTCTCCAAGTCGCCCGCTTCGTGAGGCCGCCGCTTCACGAGGTCGAACGTGTCTCCGTGGCTCAGGACATGCAGGCGAACGTCGTACAAGGAAAGAGGACGGTCGCGCCGAGCTTCCACGAGGTTCGAGTACGTGACGCCCGACGCGTCGGCGATGTACACGGCGCCCTCGCCGATCACGCTGAACGTGTCGCCTTGCACGACGATGGCGGTGTTCTCGTCGATGCCGATGCCGAGCACGCGCGGATTGTGCGCTACCGCTCCCAGCAGACGACCGATTCGTCCGCGCTCCCCGAAGTGCTGATCGATGATCACGCCGCGAATGAGCCCCAAGCCGGGCGCCATCCGCAAGTCCCCGATGCGGTACGACTCGCCGCTCGCGCCCTTCACGAGCATCGTCTCGCACATCACCGACGCGCCCGCCGACGTTCCCGCGATGACGCCTCCCTTCTCGTACAATGCGCGAATCTTCGCCTCGACGGGCGTGTTCGCGATTTGCGATGTGATCCGAAGCTGGTCTCCGCCCGAGAAGAACACGCCCGTCGCTTCGTCGAGGGACTGCAGCTTCTCCTCGTTGAGGGTGTCCGCGCGGTTCTCGACGTAAAGCTCCGTCAAGTCCGTCACGCCGAGCGGCTCGAACGCCTTTTGGTACGACTCGAAGTACCCTTCCGGCTCGTGGGACGCGACGGTCGCCACGACGAGCTTGCCGCCGTGCAAGTGCCGCGCGACTTCCTTCAAGATGCCGCGTCGCCCCTCCTTGTCTTCGTGACCGCCGATGATGATGAGGGTGCCTTTGGGCGGCGTGGATGAATCGGTCGTCATGATGCTTCCTCCGATTTCGTCATGTACGCTTTCGGCTCGGGATCGCGCGACGTCGCGAAGGCCACGGCGAAGTCGCGGCTTTCGTGCGACCACCCGACCCGTCCGCTCTTGTCGAGGACGATTCCGCCGACTTCTCCGCCGACGCGCGAGGTCATGTATTTCGTCGCTTCATCGCACGCGCGCTGAGGTCCCATGACGGGAATGTTCGTGAGCAGCCGCGCGGCGAGCGCGGTGCGCGAGATGAACTCGCCGTGCCCGCTGAACGCGAGGCCGCCAATCTGGTCGTCGGCCAGGAAGCCGCAGCCTGGCAGGGGCGCGTCTCCCACCCGGCCTGGCATCTTGCCGCTGAGACCTCCTGTGGACGTCGCCACGGCGACGTGGCCGTTCATGTCGAGCGCGACGCATCCAACCGTGTCGTGCGCGTTGGCCTGCACGTCGCGCTCGAAGCTTTCCTTGCGGCGCGGTGCGACCATCTCGGCGGGATCGCACAACTCCGCGCCTTTCGCCTCGGCGAAGCGGCGAGCGCCTCCGGCGACGAGCAGGGTGGGTCGCTCGGTCAGCATGAGGCGCGCGACCGACACGGGATGACGCACGCCCATGACGGCGCCCACGGCGCCGATGTTCAACGTCTCGCCGTCCATCACGGCGGCGTCCATCTCGGCGTCGCCGTCCGTGTTCAACACCGATCCGTACCCCGCGTTGAAGGCGTCGTCGTCCTCCAAGGCGCGAACGGCCGCTTCCGCCGCGTCGAGGGCGCTTCCGCCGCTCAGGAGGATGGTCCGACCCGCTTCGAGCGCGGCGAGGCAGCCTTCACGCGCGCGGTCTTTCCATTCGTCGGCGATGTTGCCCGCGCCGCCGTGCAAGATGATGCCCCAAGTTTTCATGTCAGTCACCGTGAACCTCCACGTTCGGTCGAAAGCTTCGAATTTGTGCCCACACCTCGTCGACTTTCGTGGGCATGATCACCACGAGGTCGCCCGGGCGACCGAGGCGCAGCGTCTCCTCGACGGCGTCTTGCTCCTCCAGCACGAGGCGTAGGTGCTCTTGCTCGCTGCCCGCCGAGAGCGCTCCTTCGCGCAGCAAGTCCATCACTTCGCCTCTCGGGCGACCGCGTCCGTCGGGCCCTTCGCGAAAGACGATCTCGTCGAAGGTTCGCGCGGCGATCGTGCCGACTTCCCGAATGTCGTCGTCTCGGCGATCGCCCGGCACGCTCACCATGCCGATGAGACGACCTCCCGGCGTGCGCAGGCTGTGCAGCAACTCGCGCTGCGCTTCGAGGCTCGCCGGGTTGTGGGCGTAGTCGAGCAGCACGCGGAAAGGCAACTCGTCGAAAAAGTTCAGGCGGCCCGGGTTCTGCTCGAACGACGACGTGAACGTCGACAGGCCGCGCCGCACGACGTCGAGCGCGAGGCCTTGCCCGACGCACATCGCGGTCGCGGCGAGGGCGTTTTCGACGTTGAAGCGCGCGAGGCCCGCGAGGGTCGCCGGGATGTCGCACACGCTCATCAGGACTTCGCGCTCTCCGTGTCGGTACACGACGATGTCCTCGCCTTCGCGCACCACGGCGAGGCCTCCTTGCTCGATGTGGCCGCGCACGATGTTCGCGTCGGGCCGCTGCGAGAAGAACGCCACGCGTCCGCCCGCTCGCCGCGCCATTCTCACCGTGTGAGGATCGTCGGCGTTGAGAACCGTGCAGCCGCGTCGCCGCACCGCCCGAGCCACGAGGCTCTTGGCCCACGCGAGTTGCTCGAGCGTCAGGATGCCGCCCAGACCAAGGTGATCGGCCGAGACGTTGAGGACTCCTCCGACGTCGGCGAAATCGTATCCCAGGCCTTCGCGCAGCATGCCGCCGCGCGCCGTTTCCAGCACCGCCACTTCCACGAGAGGATCGCGCAAGACGATTCGCGCGCTTTTCGGCCCCGTGGCGTCCCCGGTCGTGACGCGCTCGCCGCCCACGTACACGCCGGTCGTGCTCGTGAAGCCCACGATCTTGCCGCTCGACGCGTACACGTGCGCGATCATCCGAGCGGTCGTGCTCTTGCCGTTCGTGCCCGTCACGGCCAAGATCGGGATGCGGCCGGGCTTCAGGAGGTCCAAGACGGGCTTCGCGACGTTTCTGGGCGTGCCCTCGCTGGGCTGCAGGTGCATGCGAAAGCCCGGCGCGGCGTTCACTTCCACGATGCCGCCCCCCGTCTCGCGTACGCTGCGCGTGATGTCGGGCGCGAGGAAGTCGATGCCCGCGACGTCGAGCCCCACCGCGAGGGCCGCGCGGCGCGCCATCATGGCGTTCTCGGGATGCATGGCGTCCGTCACGTCGATCGCCGTGCCGCCCGTCGAGAGGTTCGCCGTGCCGCGCAGACGCACGTGCCGTCCCGCCTCGGGCACGTCTCGAAGGCTCAGGCCCTGCTCGCGCAGCAACTCGCGTACCGAGCGGTCGATCTTGATTTTCGTCATGACCTGTTCGTGCCCGTCGCCGCGCCGAGGATCACGGTTGACTTCGTCCACGAGTTCTTGGACCGTGCGCGTTCCGTCGCCGACGACGTGCGCCGGGACGCGCCGTGCCGCCGCGATAACTTGACCGCCCACGACGAGGATGCGGTGGTCGTCGCCCACGAAGAACTGCTCCACGATGACGCTCGGCGAGACGCTCGCGGCGAGCTCGAAGCCCGCGCGCACTTCCGAGGCGTCCTTGAGATTCACCGAGACGCCCCGGCCGTGGTTGCCGTCGAGCGGCTTCGTCACGACCGGGAATCCGAGGCGACTCGCGGCCCGCACGGCTTCCTCGACGTCCTTGACGACGACTCCTCTCGGAACGGGCACGCCAATGTCGGCCAGCAAGCTCTTGGTGAGGTTTTTGTCGCCCGCCGCCGTCACGCCGAGGTGCGACGTGCCCTCGGTGATGCTCGCGCGAATGCGCTTCGCGGCCCTGCCGTACCCGATTTGCACGAGGCTGAACTCGTCGAGGCGCATTACGGGCAGACCGCGCCGCCGCGCTTCCTCCACGAACGACATCGTCGTCGGGCCGAGGCTCGTGCGGCGCACGAGCTTCCTCAAAGCCGTCAAGCCCGACTCGAAGTCGAACTCGGCGGAGAGCGCGTCGTCCTTGCAAATCATGTCGAGGCCGCGCACGCCCGCGAGGTCGCTCGGCAAGAGGCTGTTCACGAGTTGCAACGCGAGACGGCCCGCCATGAGGCCCACGCGCTCGTCTCGGTACTCGAACATGACGTTGTACACGCCGGGTCGTTTGGGCACGCTTCGCGTCTTGCCTTTGTGCACTGTCGTTTCGCCCGCGAGCGTCTGCAACTCCAGCGCGACGTGCTCCGTGACGTGCCCGAGCCAAGTTCCGTCCCGCAAGCGTCGCTCGAAGCCGCCCGGCACGCCGAGCGAGCAGTGATGCTGTCCGACGCTCGGCAGCAAGGTCAACAGGCGTTCCGTGAAACCGTCGATGGTGTTCGACGGTCGTTGCTCCAGCGGCCCGAGGTCGAG
Coding sequences:
- the acnA gene encoding aconitate hydratase AcnA, with product MAKDLFGAREVLMERADGKLYYYRLGKLGELGYNVDRLPFSIKVLLESVLREANDYDVTQNDVKNLAQWGGEGVDMNAEVPFKPGRVILQDFTGVPAVVDLASMRDAMVKLGGDPKKINPLIPVDLVIDHSVQVDEFGTEFALANNVAIEFERNRERYEFLRWGQQAFDNFGVVPPASGIIHQVNIEYLAKGVMTRPEDDGFVAFPDSLVGTDSHTTMINGLGVVGWGVGGIEAEAVMLGQPIYMLVPEVIGFKVTGELPEGATATDLALTVTQILRSNDVVGKFVEFYGPGLSNMTLPDRATIANMAPEYGATMGFFPVDDETLRYLRRTGRLDVEIELVEQYAKAQGMFRTDATPDPVFTKTLELDLSSVVPSLAGPKRPQDRVALSDMKPVFEEALTASVKQRGFELAQDQLGATGTVVNAKGESEIGHGSVVLASITSCTNTSNPSVLIAAGLVAKKAVEKGLTSKPYVKTSLAPGSKVVTEYLEAAGLQEYLDQIGFNTVGYGCMTCIGNSGPLPDEVVKPIVDNDLVVASVLSGNRNFEGRINPYIKANYLASPPLVVAYALAGRVDMDLVNDPIGTGSDGQPVYLRDIWPSNAEIQTIMDQAINAEMFKKVYDGIEHSNQMWNEIPVAGGELFAWKEESTYIQNPPFFESLGGEIKPISSITGARVLVKVGDSVTTDHISPAGSFKADTPAGKFLVERGVQARDFNSYGSRRGNDRIMTRGTFANIRLKNQLAPGTEGGFTTNFLTNSVTTIYEASEAYKAAGTPLMVIAGKDYGMGSSRDWAAKGTFLLGVKAVLAESFERIHRSNLVGMGVLPLQFIAGDNAETLGLTGRETFSIEIGDDVKPRQLLAVTMTNENGETKTFQVRCRIDTPVEIDYYRNGGILQTVLLQLLKSEPIREQSAESGDNGNIVSA
- the cphA gene encoding cyanophycin synthetase, producing MTHISGAASKAARSSTPLVVLETQVYRGPNVYGYDPMVRFQLDLGALEDRPSNTLPDFTDGLLALLPSLHEHECSLGRPGGFVERLREGTWIGHVTEHVALELQTLAGTRVDHGKTRSVKNRPGVYNVLYTYREERLGRLAGFVALRLVESLLPADLRGLQGAARLLPSDVDTRLDPEAPFDLEAELGELRRLARQHTLGPTTDSLVNEAERRGIPYLRIDDASLVQLGYGKYQRQIRASLTSMTPHIATETASDKDLTKKLLDRVGLPVPKGVVVRDADEAVRAAKRIGYPVVTKPLDGNHGRGVSLDLRSEEQVRHGFDEARTHGRRVVVERYFVGNDHRVLVVNGEVIAVAERVPAHVVGDGKHTIQELVDEVNRDPRRGNGHENVMTRINIDSHVVDLLARAGRSPVSVPEAGEIIFLRDTANISTGGTAVDRTDVTHPENVTIARRAAQVIGLDVAGIDLITPDITRSVHEVGGAIVEVNAAPGFRMHLQPSEGKARNVAGPVLDMLFPKGTPCRMPIVAITGTNGKTTTSRMVAHIFKQAGKTVGLTTSTGIYIDGELVVSGDTTGPKSAKVVLMDPNVEVAVLETARGGILREGLAFDRCDVGAVLNIQPDHLGLKGIETIEDLAWVKSLVVEVVTDTGTSILNADDPLTLEMRERAGGQLALFSMHGGERAPTHLKAHIASGGLAVVRETTLLGDELVMYDGGQRLPIVRARDIPATLGGFATVNVQNALAASVIALAQNVPLPVLRTALTTFTTSFEQSPGRLNLYEGHPFRVLLDYAHNPTGLEYLADLVAHLRPPHGRVIGVVGVAGDRRDEDMTRMGELAATAFDELIVREDDYRRGRRVGEGARLVMEGALGAGFAQEHLHVILPEHEAVDAALRLARQGDLVIILVTEVENVWERIRTFDSSNTPPRLPQDPARAKNESHRA
- a CDS encoding cyanophycinase, which translates into the protein MTTDSSTPPKGTLIIIGGHEDKEGRRGILKEVARHLHGGKLVVATVASHEPEGYFESYQKAFEPLGVTDLTELYVENRADTLNEEKLQSLDEATGVFFSGGDQLRITSQIANTPVEAKIRALYEKGGVIAGTSAGASVMCETMLVKGASGESYRIGDLRMAPGLGLIRGVIIDQHFGERGRIGRLLGAVAHNPRVLGIGIDENTAIVVQGDTFSVIGEGAVYIADASGVTYSNLVEARRDRPLSLYDVRLHVLSHGDTFDLVKRRPHEAGDLETSQALEAAEC
- a CDS encoding isoaspartyl peptidase/L-asparaginase family protein, with protein sequence MKTWGIILHGGAGNIADEWKDRAREGCLAALEAGRTILLSGGSALDAAEAAVRALEDDDAFNAGYGSVLNTDGDAEMDAAVMDGETLNIGAVGAVMGVRHPVSVARLMLTERPTLLVAGGARRFAEAKGAELCDPAEMVAPRRKESFERDVQANAHDTVGCVALDMNGHVAVATSTGGLSGKMPGRVGDAPLPGCGFLADDQIGGLAFSGHGEFISRTALAARLLTNIPVMGPQRACDEATKYMTSRVGGEVGGIVLDKSGRVGWSHESRDFAVAFATSRDPEPKAYMTKSEEAS
- the cphA gene encoding cyanophycin synthetase — protein: MMRVLERGVYRGPNIYSLRPMVRFMLDLGPLEQRPSNTIDGFTERLLTLLPSVGQHHCSLGVPGGFERRLRDGTWLGHVTEHVALELQTLAGETTVHKGKTRSVPKRPGVYNVMFEYRDERVGLMAGRLALQLVNSLLPSDLAGVRGLDMICKDDALSAEFDFESGLTALRKLVRRTSLGPTTMSFVEEARRRGLPVMRLDEFSLVQIGYGRAAKRIRASITEGTSHLGVTAAGDKNLTKSLLADIGVPVPRGVVVKDVEEAVRAASRLGFPVVTKPLDGNHGRGVSVNLKDASEVRAGFELAASVSPSVIVEQFFVGDDHRILVVGGQVIAAARRVPAHVVGDGTRTVQELVDEVNRDPRRGDGHEQVMTKIKIDRSVRELLREQGLSLRDVPEAGRHVRLRGTANLSTGGTAIDVTDAMHPENAMMARRAALAVGLDVAGIDFLAPDITRSVRETGGGIVEVNAAPGFRMHLQPSEGTPRNVAKPVLDLLKPGRIPILAVTGTNGKSTTARMIAHVYASSGKIVGFTSTTGVYVGGERVTTGDATGPKSARIVLRDPLVEVAVLETARGGMLREGLGYDFADVGGVLNVSADHLGLGGILTLEQLAWAKSLVARAVRRRGCTVLNADDPHTVRMARRAGGRVAFFSQRPDANIVRGHIEQGGLAVVREGEDIVVYRHGEREVLMSVCDIPATLAGLARFNVENALAATAMCVGQGLALDVVRRGLSTFTSSFEQNPGRLNFFDELPFRVLLDYAHNPASLEAQRELLHSLRTPGGRLIGMVSVPGDRRDDDIREVGTIAARTFDEIVFREGPDGRGRPRGEVMDLLREGALSAGSEQEHLRLVLEEQDAVEETLRLGRPGDLVVIMPTKVDEVWAQIRSFRPNVEVHGD